In Dysidea avara chromosome 6, odDysAvar1.4, whole genome shotgun sequence, the genomic stretch gcaaatccattgttgggcaagttttgtcttccaggcccttCCTATGACCAGGGTAAAGGCAAAACATGAGCAAAAAATGATAGTGAACCGATCGTCCAATGCAAGCCACtcatatcttccatctccttAGGAGTACTAACACGAAACAAACTCCTCTTGTTTTGAGGTCACAATGCTATCTTGAAAAAgctaacatgtgggattcttgcagatttgGTCACATGTATAGCCATTAGCTACATTACACACCAGCGCACCAGGACAGTGGAGCTAGTGAGAGGAGCCAACTTAGTTCATAGGTAGCAAAGTTTGAAGTGAGCAACAAACCATTCTGGggattaggccaggcaaacttgattacttgctTCTCATCCACCAAAATTCGGATTTCCATGCAGgaaggtcatttttcattattcctTATTatagaaaatactccaaattaAGCtttctgttactataaaggtcaACTAAAGCCTTTTAAGGGCTGGTACTTACATtttaccaccgtttctgaggtgcaagtgacatttgctatgctgtaatatgtagccagccttcttaacatcaaaatatgtgtgcacgtgattgataacacaATAATGTAATTAGAGGTGGTGGGTTATAAAGGGATGTGAGcaggatgagaaacaattaatcaagtttgcctggccttagagGGGAATGCTAATTTTCAGATGCTCTAtatatattattacagttaaaCCATGTCGTTCCTTATTATGAATGTTCTGATTGGAGCTACAAGGCTGTCAAGAGCTGGACAGTTGGACatatccagctgtccagcattTGACAGCCAGTGccaggggtggtggcaagggcgtTCCATCTAGCCCACAAATGGTTCCCTTTCTCATTTCCACTGCCAACTGTAGACAGGGTGCACACAATTACTGACTTACATTCGGAAATTGCAAAGTTTACAAATCCACTGATTATTGTACGAGCAGTGGATTTGGTCATGTTTGCATGTCCACTGGGAGCAGGTTGGACACATCTTCCCAGAGTAGAATATCCAGCCAAACAGGACGCCACAGCGAGCACAGAATGTCCTGGAATAATTTCTACACTTCACTGTGAGGCTTACTATATCATCACGTAGTTTCCTACAGGTAATATACACGTACGTACTTACAAGATGGACCAACACGACGCAACAACACATACTGGACACGCCTTTCTTCTTCCTTCTGAAGTTTGAAATCTTCTTCGATTACAGAAAGAATAGTTTCTTCCTCTTTTTCGGAGAGGAATGacaactgaactatctgagACATGCCAGCCTTCTCATATTATGCTTTCACCTCGAAACGTCGAAGCATAGATACTATGGTCGAAGCTAAGTGAGACGCTTCGGAGGTGACGTTAGCAACAGGGTGTAATCTGTAACACGGACGTAGAATACTGAACTAAACGATATTTCGAAATAAAACACATCACAGTCACGTGATTGATATGCTCAGGGATTTATTATTGTTGCAGGGCCGTAGTTAGATTTTTATCTGGATAGGTTTTCTTTAGATGAAAAGGTGAACCTTTTGTGTAGTGTAGCTCGGGAGTCTGGGGCATGCCACCAGGAAAATCTGAATACAGGCTGATTTGGTGCCGATACCTGAATGGAACAGTCTCCAAATCAATAACCTGTCCCTTGCAGATTTTAAACTTGTATACTGAAACTAATAACtaaataaatttttgtattagCGTTTTACCCCTTtaggggctttgctaattaataaaatctCAAGCACTAAAATCTTAGGTtagacttttgctactgaaatgTTGAACTTTAATACTGAAATAGTGAACTTTTTTTCTGAAATAGCTAGTGGATATTTTACTGCCGGAAAATGTGGACCTTTTCCTTCAAGAGGGGCCGGGATTCTCAGAACTCCCTGCCTACAGGCCTGGTCTGTTGCTAttgtggctaacctgtctatgctGTTGTGTTGTATAGAATGTGCTATATTGTATGTTATGTCACAGGGCACTGCTCAGTGAAGTACAGCCTCTCCTATAGCCAATTGTTGTGAGTAAGTTTAAATCAAGTGGTTTAAATTGTAATGAATCAATGTATAAATAgtgtaaaagtaatttaaaacatgggtcgctgaaaaaagtaaagaaacaagagtcaaacaagccagcttgttatctctatttggactcaaatactgaacatttatacagaagcattcttaGTACTTGCCTGCCCCTGTTTATGGAAACTACTGCTTTTCCTTAgtctctaccatatccatttagtccaaatagagatctctgtgtgtttaacatgctggcttgtttgactcttgtttctttacttttttcagcgatctatattcccatgttttaatttttattattttggaaTTCATTTATGGacagctaacatgataataagaggtgctggtggtgcttgatattacacatatatatatcaagttagtcatcattCATTTAGATGTTAGTAAAGTGTTAACTGACACCAATGTGTTGTTTCCTTACCATAGGCaatgtatagcatgctgtggtcaccAGTGCTATGGCTTCTAACTaggtgatcacaataagtcaagtatgcagtggtacacaacaacattgctgcTATGGTATGCTGTGGTTAAAATTATAGGTAATGATGtcaggtttccaaatgaacatgttaatgTGTTAAAGTGAATAGATTGGATAACACATATTGTAGAGACAAAGTCAGAAGATCAAGTAGGACCGTAGCCCAGTGGTCTGGCCATCCATGGACGGCAGTGAAGGTCATAGTTACGCATACTGCtatttattgatctgatgtgatttttagattatgtatttgaaatttttttgaaaatatagatgctctgaaatggcatctggaaaaCTATTTACTTTGCAAAGCCCCTTTctcctttttgttaacatcaaggatatatcctggtaattttttgctacagtaccaattaattcaatttcatatctaattttactttcaaaatttcagtgaaagcttagttctttgagatacagaaaccattgggattgtaattgctaatgcatgAATAACAcgcatgatcaattagcccaatgcagtaccatgcagatgactcactgcaACTTTTGAGTGATTTGTGGACAATTAACATTGACAtaatggcttagactaagtAGAGCAGTGACTATATACtataccgaatgctctattagagtattgcgatgactgttctataagagtatatTATGactactgctctattagagtatctcaatctttttacaaattcaagaaGTGGTCTGGCCAATGCCGGACCGGCCGAACCATGGGCTCTGGCCCtgtcaatggcaaagtgaacctacaagaagcaaatttgcttaaATGAGGATGTTAacacatttaaaaataggtcatggacatgaagaaagacataggaaggaaagttatgtagtttttatctgAAAAATACTCACATTTAATTCTAGCCCTGTGGAAAAAAATATAttgatgataataataaaatgaacaaaatggcagatttcagttctttaaaaaaGGTGGGTCCTTTTAACTTAATCTTTGCTAATGGGcctaaacttcttccaaattaacttctaaggcttcttttgaggttggaagatatttctaaggtggtgtttagttgaatgttctattaggattttggaaaaacatatAGGCTATCTCTATTGTCAACCACTACTGTGGTCCGCAATGGTACCTTCCCTTCGTGAAGGACCATTTTATATTTAATGTATTGGAAATGAAGCATCGCTTTAAAATCATGTCCTAAAGTGTAGCATACATGGTGATATCGCCTTTAAATTTCTATCTTATTGGCAAGTCTATAATAAACATGTGGGTTAGTATATCATGTATGCTATACCAATTAATTATTATCAGGATATGTGAACTGTCCAAAGGTAATTATTGTGTTTATATCATTTATTATAGATACATTCCTTGGGAAACTGAGAAAATTTAAACCTTCTGTAGTTTATTTAATAATTGTATTGAATGCCACTGATCGATCCATTCCTTGGGACAAGCCATCATCATCTCCCATTGGCTAACTTTACTCCCAATACTGTCCATCCACTTGTTCTTATTACCAGGTTGTGATAATCAGTAAATTTTATCAGGTTCGCAATCCCAATGGCTAGTTTTAACAGTGCCTTTGTATGGTCACATCAAACATTCAGAAACTCAAGTAGTTAGCTAAGTTAACTTTGCTAAAAACAAAACACTTGTCTCTGATGATATTGGACAGCTCACTCAGCACTGTAACGTCTACAACACATGTCCACAGGTGTACACATTATGCAATACTATATTGCATATGTTGTCGCACCCATTGGGAAGCCTAACTATTGATGAAGAACTATCACTGGTACAGAAGGATAAAACGCAACACAATAGTGCACACATTGTATGTTTACCAATgtgccaaaggtttcttcttaaggttacggtatagtcacgggaaatcattcaaatttttgaatgccttttgagaaggccataaaaccagtctactgTGTAGCAACGTGAAAGGTTAAAAGTGAATACAAAGCCCTTCAATATTTAGTGTTTTTATGtcgctacagtgtagtttgaggcaggtggaacactacaagttgtagcaagacaagtaagccagcccatacatcgctcagctgctgtcactaccatgtttttccaccgccaaatgcagcaaaagctgtaggctctatgggCAGTTCTGGGGCatggtgatactgtatattaaatttattaggtcttgtggaagcgtttttggcgtatTCCTTCCCAGTGTCAGAGGTACAAgtcttcaaagagcttgtttgaCTCGaagaaactactaaaagtttaataaaacgTCTTCACAAACAGTAACTTCAAATATCGCTTCCAcgggacctagatattttagctGTTTAGTTACTTGTGtcgaaattataaggattcggtaatctgttagtctggtttttggctgCGCGTTTTTGAAAAACAttgctctattgtggaccacacacccaagaacagttgttgtttgcagtataaacaaacaagtacaaatagttgtattacttccacaacacagttggtgaaattatttatcccttgcTTGGTTAAGAGCAGGttctgtaatttgttccgcccacgcattttaaaatatactgtaaccttaagtgattttgaaacatttttgtgaaagaagtagggctgtagctctaccccagttttctgctatgcttgacagatcgcatcaggcaggcagtagaaaattctgtcaaaaatttttcaaaattctgtagcaacctAACAAAAATGTTTCTGGTTGATCTGAAagaacttttgggcttgattttactcaACCAAtcctgtcatgttgttgtgaggaaaatcgaggcaggtttttgggtgatgttttattGTGGGCTATGCCCACAACTtcattgtccctactatacagtactatcatactgtatgatataccaCATAATGCCATTCTAAAATTCTCATAAATGCAGAACAATGCATGGCACTTTTATTTCAAGCCATTAGATGATATCATTTGGCCATCAGTAAAATAATACAAGCGTAGAAGTAACTGATAGTTCACTACCTTGGTAGTGTCTAAAGGGACTCTGAAGCTATAACTGTATCACTATACCTGTAGCTGACACAAACCAGCATCAGTGAGCAATACTTAATTATAATCCAGGTGGTATTGTGGTTATTCacttagtagctatatataaggACCCACAAGAAGGCTCTGTGTGGTAAATAGGTAATGAAGTAGATAGAGTTACAATGCTTCCCAAAGATAAGGGTATGTTGTTGATGCAGCCAGCTACACATAGaatgtatattatatacatacagttcCATTACTCGTACAAGGTCATAGCCCGGCATTTATAATTGTTTGCATAGGTAGCCAAGATGAAACAAAGTGAATTTTTCATGTGATGATGTGATGCAGGATTCCATCAGGTGTGTGCATGTTGAAAGTGGGAAGGTCAAGGGCATCCCCAGAAATAAAAGGctgaatttggtgacatttcagCCACTAAAAATTTTAGACTTGCCTTACTACCACAGACAATTTGATATACAATGGACTTTTGTAGTTTTACCTGTATAATGTATTATTAGCAATTCTTTACAGAGCACATCACATACAGTTACaccaaaaataatattataaagaCATACAATAGTAGAACTAGTGTTAGTGGCACAACAATGCTTGAAGGTGTGGTGATATGTAAGAACATCTTTCCTGTTAGCTCCAACCTCAACAGTCCATAAATTAAATTAGTCTTTCCCAATGGGATTGCATAACTGTATGCTGTAGGTTCATAATGGATTCTGCAATTCTATATGTATGTCAGCCCATACATGTATCATGATCGGCAGGTGCAAGGGCTCCACAGAAACCTGAGCCATAGCCAGACGTTTATCTGGGTAGCTTTTTTAGATGAACAAGTGGACAGCAGCAGGATTTCATCAGGGTATGTGTATGCTGCATGGAGGTCAGAGGGCATACTCATTCAGCTCTAGTCATTTGTAAACACCTTACAAATTTAAAACACTTTTAACCAgaaatatttttgtagtacGTTTATAACATgcagacacatacacacatacagcttCATAGATAATTATGGTGGAATAGTGTTGTATTTACGTATATCATGATACAAAAATGTTTTATAGATGTGTTCCTTGGGAAAGAATTTTAAATGTTTTGAGGTTTATTCAATAATCGTAGTGGATGCCATTCATCGATCCATTCCTTGGGACGAGCCATCATTATCTCCCATTGGTTAACTTCACTCCCAACACTATCCATCCACTTGTTCTTATTACCAGGTTGTGGCCTGGGTCCAAGTCTAATACCACCTACAAATTCATTAGTGTTACGATGTGGTTCCCATATTGTGATCTCCAGTACTCTATCATATGATAACTCCACATCTGTCACTTTGTCAAATTGGAACTTGGCATTGTAGACTGAGTTCTCATCATTCTCAATAACTGGTGACTTGAACTTCTGATGTTTTCCCTTAGGCAGTAGAGTGCTGTAAGGACAATAGTTCATATAATAATGATAGGACAAGCAAGCTATAACTTAATATACTTTTTTAAAGGGAATattttgtgtgtatacatgtgaaTGATTGATCCCACATGGGGTAAATTCTTCTCTCCCACTTTCATAGTAAACACTTCTTTGTGGATACTACTGTACAAAATAATGGCAACATTCCTATTACACTTAATGAAGTGTATATACAGCTTTTCTCCTTCACCACCTGCACTTTAACCCTCATGTCCTTCACCTGTCCCTGATTACAGGTGTTACCTAATTATTTGAGTGTCAAAGGATTAGCAGTAATGAATTTAAAGTCTTTATTAGATCAGTCATTCACCAGAAGCTCTTAACACACTGGCTATAGCTGACAATACACATTAACAGCTACTTGCATGGAGTTGGCTAGATCAGTTTTGAAAAAATAAGTCATAAACTAGTATGGATATGATGAAGGAGTGATAGTTACAGAATAACTGTTTCTATCATATTATCACAATCAATTATTACTAACCAGAGTACAAATGATCCATTATCATAATGTGTCTTTAACCCACTAGCCTGTCTGATCCAAACTTTGAGATAACATTTCTCCTTCCCTGACTTGCTAGTATCAGCTACTGCAGGTACATATTGTAACATCACTCTCACTTGTCCAATGTGTACTGGTGTATCAACCTGTAGGAACAATACAAACACTTCCAATGATGAGTTGTATCACTTATTCAGGTATCTAATCCTGATCATGGATAGGCCTCAGGGAATTATATTGTTATTCTATTCTGAATTTCTCAAATAAAgtttatgctttttattattcccaaaattattcccaatTATTTTTAAAAGATATTTGACTTTTGCGATTTACAAGTTTAGAAAGGTTTTTGAGTAGTAAGCATCATGTTCTATTAGACAGGAAAGCTACCTTTTAGCTGGAAAGATGCTTAGTTACTGTTGCAATAGAGTAAAGATTGTtccgctgactgttctattagagtgggtaactgctctattagagtatcttgattttcaCTTACGTGAAATTGTATATTAattgtatattatattataatttctAGACCTCTGAGTATGGTGTAACTGAACTCCAAACTGATTGCTGTGTACGTGTGTTCTattttaataaaattatcatTAAATTTTATCTATGTGACCAATGTGATGAAGTAACTCCAGTTTCGATAACATGCAAAACTAACACAACCAGTGGGTTGCCTAGCAACTATTTGTTTTAAGCCTCAGAATTCCTCTCAAACTACATGAGAATGGTTTTTCCTATCTTGAATATTTTGACAAGTTGAGTGGCAATTTTTAGCCTTGGTAAGGACATCACTTGATTTGAAGCAGAGATAAACAGGTGGATGGCCTTATACAACTAGTTAAATATTTACTGTGTTGATTCTGCTGTATTTCGAGCCTGCATGTGCTGATAATTTTGTCATGATCAATCCTCTGTCCACTTTGAAAGCCCACCCCACCACACTCCACACCAGTAAGATAGCTCATAATACTATTTAATCTTATTTGGCAATAAACCCTACTGGTAGCTACTAGTACAGGAGGTGATGACCTGAAGGGTAACTGTACATGCTCTATACCCTTGCCAAGCTTGAAATCCTTTGATCGTTCATCTCACAACTTCTGAAGTGCAATTTGAATCAGTTCTAGAAGCTAGTCAGATACGTATTATAAGCACATTGTTACGGCACAACTCTAACTTTGGTGTATCAAACTAGTCAGTAGTCAAACATAGTGGAATGATGGCTGCACATTTAAACATGTAATTGGTCAATTACGCATTTACCATTTTATTAGTGCCTCACTGACTTAAATTGACAGTTGTTTGTACTATTTACTGCAACTTGTAGCTTCCCCCCATACATAAACAACAACTCACCAGTTGTCTGCTGCTGCACACCACCATTCTATTATTACCAGAATCTAATCCATCACTAGAAGGAGTCTTACAAGCAGTCTTCAAGGAGTGTTGTGATGTCACTTTCTGTTGTGATGTCACTCCCATGTGTAGTGGATCCATGTTGTGTCTCAGTGTGTGTAATTGTTCCACACATTCACCGGGGGTATTGACAATACTCATCCAATGTGATAACTCATTTTCTGAACTGTCCATGTAAATTAACTGCTTTTTGTGATGGGGATGTGGTCCCAGCCTTAGACCACCAATGAAATCATAGTGTTTGGTGTTCTTTGTTGAATTCCACACTGTTAACTCAATCACTCTATTTTCACGAAGGTCTTCCAACTTTATGTGGTCAAACACAAATTGTTCATTCCATTCTGGATTACTATTATCCTTCAACACTTTGGTCTTGAATTTCTTTCTGTAGTCTGGTAGAAGATGGCTACAGCAGGAAGACAGGAAATAGTGTATACTACTCCTAATACAGTGTATACTAGTCAGTAAACTTCTCAGTATACTAGTCAGTAAACTACTCACCATTTCACTACAGGGTTACAGGTCAATTCAGTTTGCAGTAGATTATGACCACTGATAATAGTGACCACAAGATCTCCTATCTGTTTTTTGTCATTGGTAATGTTAAACTGTAGTGATACCTTCAATTGTCCGCGATCTGTTAACTGACCGGTATCATCATGGCTCTATAGTATCAAAGTTGGTATATTATGATTGGTCAATGGTGTACATTTGTAGCTACATCTGTGTGTACCCCATGAGTGAGTATATACTAAATACTTTCTTGCAAGCAGACTAAGATTACTATATATGGTCAAACACACTTGCCTGAAGCTGTGCAAGGCATGTACTGGCAGTTATACACATTTGCTATGAAGGTTCATTTACATGGTAGTACATAGAACCTGGTGCAGATGTTAAGATCAGTGAGTATGTGTGTACACACTATAATTGTAGTACATCAGCCATCCAGAGAAGATATCAGACAGGTACATCTATATGGTACGCTATAGCAACATTATTTCACTTTAGCAGGTCTATAGCTACGTACGTATGACAGTCATAGAACACACGTACATGCATAATTTCCTACTGTACATCTCTTAAGTATATAACGGATTGTGTGTAGTTCATTGGGTGAGGTTGAAATGAAGACAATAATGAAGCTATCAGTGTTGAGATCATGGGAATGAACAATATAGTCAACATAATTCTTTGCTATCTGTAATGTTTAGAATATTATTTCATTGTTTGGTGTCTTTTACCAATTATAAGTCTACAAAACTAATGTCTGTTATATAATCTTTTAGGATATACTATACTAATAATGTCACCTGGAAACTGAAGAACAGACTAAGAATTTTATTGACCCACAATGCATGCCTAGATATCTGCTACAAGTTGTGATCACAGTTATGCAATTATCATAGTAGTTTACAGCCATAACAGCACCCCCATACAACTTAAGATACAGGATACTTTGTTCctacattattaattttcaagaAATGTTACATGAGAACTATTGTATTTATGAGGTATGCCGACTCATGTTTCAAATTATCATGAGTTGGTGTCAGTGTATGTGCAGCCATAATGGCAAACATGTTTGCATGTTTGTTCATGCACTGAGCTTGTCCTAGCCTACACAGAATTGTAATGGATTGAAATTCTTCACAGTCCACCATAGCTATGATTGCTGGTGATATTAAAGATCATTTAATAATACCACTAGTGACCCATAGAGACCAGTCAATACAGGGAGTGGAAATCCTTGTATACATCAAAACTTTGTTGAATGTACAGACGAGGTTGTGACTTGATCACTAGACAATTTGTAGTTATAGTTAGTTTATAGAAATGCATGTCTAAGGAGTTACTGCATTCAACCTATAGTATACTAGCACTCACTAGTTCCTCCAGTCCATACCACTTATCAGAAGGGTTGGACCAGTCAACTTTGTCCAGTGGTAGAGTGACCTCCCCCAAGAACAAGTTGTGTCTCCAAAAATCATTATGCCACACTCCCACCTTGAGGGTGTGTTTGGACAGTTCCTGACGTTTGATTGGATACTATAGTGATAGTGACATCACATAATATCTACTGGTAAACATCATCACATGTAATGATTGTTACTACC encodes the following:
- the LOC136258425 gene encoding synaptotagmin-like protein 5 — protein: MYTHDEVTGEIQMGVSYSDTDNALKVSINKVRGLTPPNKIDENHTNPYVKTYLLPDQSKSTKKKTSVKKGVDPIFNETIKYPIKRQELSKHTLKVGVWHNDFWRHNLFLGEVTLPLDKVDWSNPSDKWYGLEELSHDDTGQLTDRGQLKVSLQFNITNDKKQIGDLVVTIISGHNLLQTELTCNPVVKCHLLPDYRKKFKTKVLKDNSNPEWNEQFVFDHIKLEDLRENRVIELTVWNSTKNTKHYDFIGGLRLGPHPHHKKQLIYMDSSENELSHWMSIVNTPGECVEQLHTLRHNMDPLHMGVTSQQKVTSQHSLKTACKTPSSDGLDSGNNRMVVCSSRQLVDTPVHIGQVRVMLQYVPAVADTSKSGKEKCYLKVWIRQASGLKTHYDNGSFVLCTLLPKGKHQKFKSPVIENDENSVYNAKFQFDKVTDVELSYDRVLEITIWEPHRNTNEFVGGIRLGPRPQPGNKNKWMDSVGSEVNQWEIMMARPKEWIDEWHPLRLLNKPQNI